A stretch of Myxococcus hansupus DNA encodes these proteins:
- a CDS encoding PHP domain-containing protein: MIDLHSHTTASDGQYAPTELLTRAAAAGVTVLAVTDHDTVAGLAEAAEAARAHGVELVPGIEISAFIHGRECHILGHFLRPDDEDIARFADRLRLEREQRMEALLERMRQLGYPVRMEHVLAVAGDAQLGRPHLARVLVDRGWVVDVKEAFDRFLGARGAAWVERFKLAGEDAIRLIRNAGGTATLAHPGSSRMERLEIRALAQAGLAGLEVLHEDHNPSVRQKYLALAKDLDLVPTAGSDFHGEAISADHRLGTASMPPELFAKLKSRAQA, encoded by the coding sequence GTGATTGACCTGCACTCGCACACCACCGCCAGCGACGGTCAATATGCGCCCACGGAGCTGCTGACGCGGGCGGCCGCCGCGGGTGTCACGGTGTTGGCGGTGACGGACCACGACACCGTCGCGGGACTGGCGGAGGCCGCGGAGGCCGCGCGCGCCCATGGCGTGGAGCTGGTGCCGGGCATCGAAATCTCCGCGTTCATCCACGGCCGCGAGTGCCACATCCTGGGCCACTTCCTGCGCCCCGATGACGAGGACATCGCCCGCTTCGCGGACCGGCTGCGGCTGGAGCGCGAGCAGCGCATGGAAGCCTTGCTCGAACGGATGCGGCAGCTCGGCTACCCGGTGCGGATGGAGCACGTGCTCGCGGTGGCCGGTGACGCGCAGTTGGGCCGCCCGCACCTGGCCCGCGTGCTGGTGGACCGCGGCTGGGTCGTGGACGTGAAGGAGGCCTTCGACCGCTTCCTGGGCGCGCGCGGCGCCGCCTGGGTGGAGCGCTTCAAGCTCGCGGGCGAGGACGCCATCCGGCTCATCCGCAACGCGGGCGGCACCGCCACCCTCGCCCACCCCGGCTCGTCGCGCATGGAGCGGCTCGAAATCCGCGCGCTCGCCCAGGCCGGACTCGCCGGGTTGGAGGTCCTGCACGAGGACCACAACCCCAGCGTGCGTCAGAAGTACCTCGCCCTCGCGAAGGACCTGGACCTGGTCCCCACCGCGGGCAGCGACTTCCACGGCGAGGCCATCTCCGCCGACCACCGCCTGGGCACCGCCTCCATGCCGCCCGAGCTGTTCGCGAAGCTCAAATCACGCGCGCAGGCATGA
- a CDS encoding NADH-quinone oxidoreductase subunit B, with protein MADADLGNIVTTRREESMGWLQSIVSKGLGWARKYSLFTYPYATACCGMEYMSVAASRHDISRFGAEFPRFSPRQADLLMVVGTINLKQAPILKRVYEQMAEPKWVVSFGVCASSGGFYDNYAVLQGIDRIIPVDVYIPGCPPRPEQVLDGLMLLQDKIGNQVHRIADREQPNPTAARHDLLLSMNK; from the coding sequence ATGGCTGACGCTGACCTCGGAAACATCGTTACGACGCGCCGCGAAGAGTCCATGGGCTGGCTCCAGTCCATCGTCTCCAAGGGCCTCGGTTGGGCGCGCAAGTACTCGCTCTTCACCTACCCGTACGCCACGGCCTGCTGCGGCATGGAGTACATGTCCGTGGCCGCCAGCCGGCACGACATCTCCCGCTTCGGCGCCGAGTTCCCCCGGTTCTCGCCCCGTCAGGCGGATCTGCTGATGGTGGTGGGCACCATCAACCTGAAGCAGGCCCCCATCCTCAAGCGCGTCTACGAGCAGATGGCCGAGCCCAAGTGGGTCGTGTCCTTCGGCGTGTGCGCGTCCTCGGGCGGCTTCTACGACAACTACGCGGTGCTCCAGGGCATCGACCGCATCATCCCGGTGGACGTGTACATCCCCGGCTGCCCGCCGCGCCCGGAGCAGGTGCTCGACGGCCTGATGCTGCTGCAGGACAAGATTGGCAACCAGGTCCACCGCATCGCGGACCGCGAGCAGCCGAACCCCACGGCCGCGCGGCATGACCTGCTGCTGTCCATGAACAAGTAA
- a CDS encoding OsmC family protein: MSQTQTPATGVVMTLVSQPQFKTQLTHGPSSTVSHTEAPRDNGGTGGSFSPTDMVGAALMSCAVTTMHLFASREGISLGEVRARVEKRMTPPPRRIGELVLDIQMPAGLSAEQRAKLETAGRECPVARSLHPDVKLPIAFSYPD, from the coding sequence ATGAGCCAGACGCAGACTCCCGCCACGGGCGTGGTGATGACCTTGGTCAGCCAGCCCCAGTTCAAGACGCAGCTCACCCACGGCCCGTCCAGCACGGTGAGCCACACGGAGGCGCCGCGCGACAACGGAGGCACCGGCGGCAGCTTCTCGCCCACGGACATGGTGGGCGCGGCGCTGATGTCGTGCGCGGTGACGACGATGCACCTGTTCGCCTCGCGTGAGGGCATCTCGCTGGGCGAGGTGCGCGCCCGCGTGGAGAAGCGCATGACGCCGCCGCCTCGCCGCATTGGCGAGCTGGTGCTGGACATCCAGATGCCGGCGGGCCTGTCCGCTGAGCAGCGCGCGAAGCTGGAGACGGCGGGCCGGGAGTGCCCGGTGGCTCGCAGCCTCCATCCCGACGTGAAGCTGCCCATCGCGTTCAGCTATCCGGACTGA
- a CDS encoding PaaI family thioesterase, translating to MEGDAVVADWTPQAHHHAFDGVLSGGIVGTLLDCHCNWTAAYHLMRAQGADAPPCTVTAEYAITLKRPTPMAGPLQLSAKPVEIQGDRAVIEGTLTAGGKVTAICRGTFVAVKPGHPAYHRW from the coding sequence GTGGAGGGTGACGCCGTCGTCGCGGACTGGACGCCGCAGGCGCACCACCACGCGTTCGACGGGGTCCTCAGCGGCGGAATCGTGGGCACGCTGCTGGACTGTCACTGCAACTGGACGGCGGCGTACCACCTGATGCGCGCGCAAGGCGCGGACGCGCCGCCCTGCACCGTCACCGCCGAGTACGCGATTACGCTGAAGCGCCCCACGCCCATGGCCGGGCCGCTGCAGCTCTCCGCGAAGCCGGTGGAGATTCAGGGGGACCGCGCCGTCATCGAAGGCACGCTCACCGCGGGCGGGAAGGTGACGGCCATCTGCCGGGGCACCTTCGTCGCCGTGAAGCCGGGCCACCCCGCGTATCACCGCTGGTAG
- a CDS encoding sulfatase-like hydrolase/transferase, whose protein sequence is MPELPPSGILRSWFVRLLAGAALGLLLFAGESWLLLRSGVVGMDIPVEGPYAALMAAVQPVIPGLLLRVAAVYAAAGALLAAAATLLARAWGKGGALATLGQGLLLFSLLAWDRAIARPALFDDLPALRSLLAWLVDHGEPWHPRAFAVGWLAVHAAAWVLRSGAGRGRRALWLGAAAAGTAVVLLVGQGTWGQGQAAHPLVVVIGIDAFRPDRLKSQGGTGAVAPNVERLLEEGTLFTRAYTPIAQTEPAWRSLLTARWPHETGVRYSLTSDSRMQLQRTFAESFAQAGWRTVFATDCSRFHAEGPASGFETRLQPPRGAVNFLLEKLRYRAVGVFADNALGAAWLPEFIDNRALAGIHDAMGYSERLASRLVDEASQGPTLFAFHATAAHFPGDPVHPFYRRFVSASEPLERRLRMHFAPVSPGAKGGWNRPGAEALYDELIAQADAQVGMLLDALRRSGRYDDALILLMSDHGESFHADREDLAGATPVHGARLSEEENRILLAVKPPRGRGTGPASVDALVRLVDVGPTLLELSGLPGLTDVDGVSLAPLLRGEAWAPLSLYAETGFTHVLPEVFDPGHWPGAPRAFDAYRIRPDGVVEMGPAAHAGILQEKDVGAFDGARWWVDRPQADGRVLRACSGDCEGPDAIALEAWFDGVQGRTAPGRWRKVAGHDSGNPQPSGTLRSPEQLLRLRPGQRTGPAHPQPRGG, encoded by the coding sequence ATGCCCGAGCTCCCCCCGTCCGGCATCCTTCGCTCCTGGTTCGTTCGTCTGCTTGCTGGCGCCGCGCTGGGGTTGTTGTTGTTCGCGGGCGAGTCGTGGCTGCTCCTGCGTTCAGGCGTGGTGGGCATGGACATCCCCGTGGAGGGCCCCTACGCGGCGCTGATGGCGGCCGTGCAGCCCGTCATCCCAGGACTGCTTTTGCGCGTGGCGGCCGTGTACGCGGCGGCGGGCGCACTGCTCGCGGCGGCGGCGACGTTGCTGGCCCGCGCCTGGGGCAAGGGTGGCGCGCTGGCGACGCTGGGGCAGGGGCTGCTGCTGTTCTCGCTCTTGGCGTGGGACCGGGCCATCGCGCGGCCCGCGCTCTTCGATGATTTGCCCGCGCTCCGTTCGCTACTGGCCTGGCTGGTGGACCATGGGGAGCCCTGGCACCCGCGCGCCTTCGCGGTGGGGTGGCTGGCGGTGCATGCGGCGGCGTGGGTGCTGCGCTCGGGCGCGGGGCGCGGACGGCGCGCGTTGTGGCTGGGCGCGGCGGCGGCCGGCACGGCGGTGGTGCTGCTGGTGGGCCAGGGGACGTGGGGCCAGGGCCAGGCGGCGCATCCGCTGGTCGTCGTGATTGGCATCGACGCCTTCCGCCCGGACCGGCTGAAGTCCCAGGGAGGCACGGGCGCGGTGGCGCCGAACGTGGAGCGCCTGCTGGAGGAGGGGACGCTCTTCACCCGCGCGTACACGCCCATTGCCCAGACGGAGCCCGCGTGGCGTTCGCTGCTCACGGCGCGCTGGCCGCACGAGACGGGGGTTCGCTACTCCCTGACGTCGGACTCGCGGATGCAGCTCCAGCGCACGTTCGCCGAGTCGTTCGCCCAGGCCGGGTGGCGCACGGTGTTCGCCACCGACTGCTCGCGCTTCCACGCGGAGGGGCCGGCGTCCGGCTTCGAGACGCGCCTTCAGCCGCCGCGCGGCGCGGTGAACTTCCTGCTGGAGAAGCTCCGCTACCGCGCGGTGGGCGTCTTCGCGGACAACGCCCTGGGCGCGGCCTGGCTGCCCGAGTTCATCGACAACCGCGCGCTGGCGGGCATCCACGACGCCATGGGGTATTCGGAGCGGCTGGCGTCACGGCTCGTGGACGAGGCGAGCCAGGGCCCCACGTTGTTCGCCTTCCACGCGACGGCGGCGCACTTCCCCGGGGACCCGGTCCACCCGTTCTACCGGCGCTTCGTCTCCGCCTCGGAGCCGCTGGAGCGGCGGTTGCGCATGCACTTCGCGCCCGTGTCTCCGGGGGCGAAGGGGGGCTGGAATCGCCCGGGCGCGGAGGCGCTCTATGACGAACTCATCGCGCAGGCGGACGCGCAGGTGGGGATGTTGCTGGACGCGCTGCGCCGCTCGGGGCGCTATGACGACGCGCTCATCCTCTTGATGTCGGACCACGGCGAGAGCTTCCACGCGGACCGCGAGGACCTGGCCGGCGCCACGCCCGTTCATGGCGCTCGGCTGTCGGAAGAGGAGAACCGCATCCTGTTGGCGGTGAAGCCACCGCGCGGGCGGGGGACGGGGCCCGCGTCCGTGGACGCGCTGGTGCGACTGGTGGATGTGGGGCCCACGTTGCTGGAGCTGTCCGGACTGCCGGGCCTGACGGATGTGGATGGCGTGTCACTGGCGCCGCTGCTGCGCGGCGAGGCCTGGGCCCCGCTGTCGCTGTACGCGGAGACGGGCTTCACGCACGTGTTGCCGGAGGTGTTCGACCCGGGGCATTGGCCGGGCGCGCCGCGCGCCTTCGACGCGTACCGCATCCGCCCGGATGGCGTGGTGGAGATGGGTCCCGCGGCGCACGCGGGCATCCTCCAGGAGAAGGACGTGGGCGCCTTCGATGGCGCGCGGTGGTGGGTGGACCGGCCACAGGCGGACGGGCGCGTGCTGCGCGCCTGCTCGGGCGACTGTGAAGGGCCGGACGCCATCGCGCTGGAGGCGTGGTTCGACGGCGTGCAGGGCCGCACGGCCCCGGGACGCTGGCGTAAGGTGGCCGGCCATGACTCCGGAAACCCCCAGCCTTCAGGAACGCTACGCTCCCCAGAACAGTTGCTTCGGCTGCGGCCCGGCCAACGCACAGGGCCTGCGCATCCGCAGCCGCGTGGAGGGTGA
- a CDS encoding methyl-accepting chemotaxis protein yields MWGRLGLRTQVAIAVVVPCLAVVGFCIAYFPMHQREVTMELLQKRVRVVGRLMSQHPALLTADGSPESMSRVKDVLSLLEAPESVSERGGFTLRYQGLLGADGTVLHARGLIPASARSLGGVGMEGCVTASQRDEVSVRCASAERVYVAGFSVQEALTSVDDMRGAVVAGLAGALMLGLALSLFISRAIAEPVARVTEVVRDVARGDMSRGELDVPATGEVRLMAQSFNKMLGTLRGSVMEMVSRTEQLSGASRGLLGASADQEHVISQQAAYAQQIAATFEELSRTAEQISSSTEVVESSARRTHEAVAEAMAVVAQVVAGINDIRTESKGVADAIVGLNQDLQQVSKIAQVINQVAERSDLLALNAALEGTKAGEVGRGFSLVAAEMRKLAENVSASARDIARIVEKVQDSGEEAAAKARVGMATSDRGVEVAEQASSVFQRIVELARGTSEAARQITIATRQQRQSSEQAVQGARNVAELVKQGVDATGRTTRIAQDLQAVAEGLTAVTSRFKTTRN; encoded by the coding sequence ATGTGGGGCCGGCTCGGCTTGCGGACGCAGGTGGCCATCGCGGTGGTCGTGCCCTGCCTGGCGGTGGTGGGCTTCTGCATCGCGTACTTCCCCATGCACCAGCGGGAAGTCACCATGGAGCTGCTCCAGAAGCGGGTGCGGGTGGTGGGGCGGCTCATGTCCCAGCACCCCGCGCTGCTGACGGCGGACGGCTCGCCGGAGTCCATGTCCCGGGTGAAGGACGTGCTGTCGCTGCTGGAGGCCCCCGAGTCGGTGAGTGAGCGCGGCGGCTTCACGCTGCGCTACCAGGGGCTGCTGGGGGCGGATGGCACGGTGCTGCACGCGCGCGGCCTCATCCCCGCGTCGGCCCGTTCGCTGGGCGGGGTGGGGATGGAGGGCTGCGTGACGGCCAGCCAGCGCGACGAGGTGTCAGTGCGCTGTGCCAGCGCGGAGCGCGTCTACGTGGCGGGCTTCAGCGTGCAAGAGGCGCTGACGTCGGTGGACGACATGCGGGGCGCCGTGGTGGCGGGGCTCGCGGGCGCGCTGATGTTGGGTCTGGCGCTGTCGCTCTTCATCAGCCGCGCCATCGCCGAGCCCGTGGCCCGGGTGACGGAGGTGGTGCGGGACGTGGCCCGGGGCGACATGTCCCGCGGCGAGTTGGATGTGCCGGCCACCGGTGAAGTGCGGCTCATGGCGCAGTCCTTCAACAAGATGCTGGGCACCCTGCGCGGCTCGGTGATGGAGATGGTGTCTCGGACGGAGCAGTTGTCCGGGGCCTCGCGCGGCCTGCTGGGCGCGTCCGCGGACCAGGAGCACGTCATCAGTCAGCAGGCGGCGTACGCGCAGCAGATCGCCGCCACGTTCGAGGAGCTGAGCCGCACCGCCGAGCAGATTTCCAGCTCCACCGAGGTGGTGGAGTCGAGCGCGCGCCGCACGCACGAAGCGGTGGCCGAGGCCATGGCGGTGGTGGCCCAGGTGGTCGCCGGCATCAACGACATCCGCACCGAGTCCAAGGGCGTGGCGGACGCGATTGTCGGTCTCAACCAGGACCTCCAGCAGGTGTCGAAGATCGCCCAGGTCATCAACCAGGTGGCGGAGCGCTCCGACCTGCTGGCGCTGAACGCGGCGCTGGAGGGCACCAAGGCGGGCGAGGTGGGCCGGGGCTTCTCGCTCGTGGCCGCGGAGATGCGCAAGCTGGCGGAGAACGTGTCCGCCTCCGCGCGCGACATCGCCCGAATCGTGGAGAAGGTGCAGGACTCCGGCGAGGAGGCGGCGGCCAAGGCGCGCGTGGGCATGGCCACCAGCGACCGGGGCGTGGAGGTGGCCGAGCAGGCCTCCTCCGTGTTCCAGCGCATCGTCGAACTGGCGCGAGGCACCAGCGAGGCGGCGCGGCAAATCACCATCGCCACCCGGCAGCAGCGTCAGTCCAGCGAGCAGGCCGTGCAGGGCGCTCGCAACGTCGCGGAGCTGGTGAAGCAGGGCGTGGACGCGACGGGCCGCACGACGCGCATCGCGCAGGACCTGCAGGCGGTGGCCGAGGGGCTCACCGCCGTCACCAGCCGCTTCAAGACGACGCGGAACTGA
- a CDS encoding amphi-Trp domain-containing protein encodes MAQKKAKRADRDLEKTYPRKDFVAKLRRLADAIEAGKAFNIQVAGERLRIPADALFNIEHEREDGVDEVEFQLRWQRE; translated from the coding sequence ATGGCGCAGAAGAAGGCGAAGCGAGCCGACAGGGATTTGGAGAAGACGTATCCCCGCAAGGACTTCGTCGCGAAGCTGCGGCGGCTGGCGGACGCCATCGAGGCAGGCAAGGCCTTCAACATCCAGGTCGCCGGCGAGCGCCTGCGCATCCCCGCCGACGCGCTCTTCAACATCGAGCACGAGCGCGAGGACGGCGTGGACGAGGTCGAGTTCCAGCTCCGCTGGCAGCGCGAATGA
- a CDS encoding sigma-70 family RNA polymerase sigma factor: MTASSGTLTALLLAAAPAALHDALLSSPELESLLATLLEQGREAWPTVTLEPGHVLHHVGRHLREEGTPMDALRQLNAADVYLACACAQGVPHALQLFEKHVVQKTAARLSRYPAALVDEVLQVTRQRLLLGMEGRAPKIAEYSGRGSLGGWVRIVASRIGGELQEHAGRHAPLVAAPEALEQLLSRADPERDVLQAHSKQALSESLQAALAALTERERALLRLHHLHGLTMDRIATLYAEPRSSVARHVAQARERLLKQTHRELATRLKLNGREVESLLGLVQSRLDLSLHRLMG; the protein is encoded by the coding sequence ATGACAGCCTCGTCCGGCACGCTGACGGCGCTGCTGCTGGCGGCCGCCCCGGCGGCGTTGCATGACGCGCTCCTGTCGTCACCGGAGCTGGAGTCCCTGCTGGCGACGCTGCTCGAACAGGGACGAGAAGCCTGGCCCACCGTCACGCTGGAGCCAGGACACGTCTTGCATCACGTGGGCCGCCACCTGCGCGAGGAAGGCACGCCGATGGACGCGCTCCGCCAGCTCAACGCCGCGGACGTGTACCTCGCGTGTGCTTGCGCACAGGGCGTCCCGCACGCGTTGCAGCTCTTCGAGAAACACGTCGTTCAGAAGACGGCCGCGCGGCTGTCCCGGTACCCGGCGGCGCTCGTGGACGAGGTGCTCCAGGTGACGCGCCAGCGGCTGCTGCTGGGCATGGAGGGCCGGGCTCCAAAAATCGCGGAGTACTCGGGCCGGGGCTCCCTGGGCGGCTGGGTGCGCATCGTCGCCTCGCGCATCGGCGGCGAGCTGCAGGAGCACGCGGGCCGGCATGCCCCCCTGGTCGCGGCGCCCGAGGCCCTGGAGCAGTTGCTGTCGCGCGCCGACCCGGAGCGCGACGTGCTCCAGGCCCACTCCAAGCAGGCCTTGTCCGAATCGCTCCAGGCGGCGCTCGCGGCCCTCACTGAGCGAGAGCGCGCCCTGCTGCGCCTGCACCACCTCCACGGCCTCACCATGGACCGCATCGCGACGCTGTACGCGGAGCCCCGCTCCAGCGTGGCGCGCCACGTGGCGCAAGCCCGCGAGCGGCTGCTGAAGCAGACGCACCGGGAGCTGGCCACGCGGCTGAAGCTGAACGGGCGCGAGGTGGAGAGCCTCCTGGGCCTGGTGCAGAGCCGCCTGGACCTCAGCCTCCACCGGCTGATGGGATGA
- a CDS encoding NADH-quinone oxidoreductase subunit A, which translates to MTPTPLTPYLPLAVVLLLAGGMAMLIPQITTRLGPRRPSAIKATAFEAGSESSGPARQRFAVKFYVVALLFIVFDVEAVFLYPWAVNFQALGWFGYVEMLVFAVTLVVGLIYIWKKGALDWES; encoded by the coding sequence ATGACTCCGACTCCCCTCACGCCCTACCTGCCGCTGGCCGTGGTCCTGCTGCTGGCGGGTGGCATGGCGATGCTGATTCCCCAGATCACCACGCGGCTGGGTCCCCGCCGTCCGAGCGCCATCAAGGCCACCGCCTTCGAGGCCGGCTCCGAGTCGAGCGGCCCGGCGCGGCAGCGCTTCGCGGTGAAGTTCTACGTCGTGGCGCTGCTGTTCATCGTGTTCGACGTGGAAGCGGTGTTCCTGTACCCCTGGGCGGTGAACTTCCAGGCGCTCGGCTGGTTCGGGTACGTGGAGATGCTCGTTTTCGCTGTGACGCTGGTGGTCGGCCTTATCTATATCTGGAAGAAGGGCGCCCTGGACTGGGAGAGCTGA
- a CDS encoding tetratricopeptide repeat protein: protein MECPSETTLSDFLEGALPDAHRTRVLVHVEGCERCQEHLALGASASEATPEPTGGPLVSAGTRLSRYVVQERIGQGAMGEVYAAHDPELDRRVALKLLRPEGRHLEELRLRLLREAQALARLAHPHVVTVHDVGVCDGCVFLALELVEGMSLAEWLETPRPWQDILRVFIDAGQGLAAAHAAGLVHRDFKPSNVLVGRDGRVRVTDFGLARPSNHLQRLRSAPPPSTAEPSLDTPLTRSGALLGTPAYMAPEQLQGHGVDARSDQFSFCVALYEALHGVRPFEGKSLEDLGRAAREGRIRPPERESKVPARIRNAVLRGLRARPEERFASVEALLTELSPRTRRVRAWVGALVASACLLGLTVGYVGAQQRQSSCEQEAQKLATLWGSERRERIRSAFLATGKPFAADAWESVATTMDSHATTWRELRTEVCRASRADASAAWQTATCLDTRLWHLSAVIDVLEKADARTVQNAPQMVAALEGLTGCRDAPELATRPQPPEVLRARVDAARRKLAEARAHMDAGNHPQALEVSTALLKDIEGLDYRPLEAEVRTLHGYAHGLAGKLPEAEEHLYQALFAAEAGRDDETVARVWNLLLWVVGDQMARVDEANRLVRHARAAVERLGRERFPNVATDLHLRMGGLLLMQGKLEEADAEYTQGLELARRTTGPSRPRVTYFLTGLGRVRSRQLRAEEALALYREAQAHAFQERQWSPEHPVLALNLNNIATELLALGRTQEALDTFQRSLSLLEAARSKDHASLAAPLNNLAGLLRREGRLEEARDHYARALAIFERVKGPDHPNTVTALGGLGMVAYDSDRLDEALAHNQQALERIQRSVGEHSPRLEMSLRNLGLIHLRAGNPALARRQLTQALSLLQKENGADSVVTCGVVRDLARVDLETRAYKAALTRCEQSLALDEAAQGKDSPDVALDLACLGEAHLGLGTPARAVPLLERARRIHARVWLDRKEAARVSFLLAKSLWERPGQEAREQVTSLLHEAETWLEAQGLRARRDCDELQTWRARNLPSVSEVRR, encoded by the coding sequence ATGGAGTGCCCCAGCGAGACGACACTGAGCGACTTCCTCGAGGGAGCGCTCCCGGACGCGCACCGCACGCGCGTGCTGGTTCACGTCGAAGGCTGTGAGCGTTGCCAGGAGCACCTGGCCCTGGGCGCCAGCGCGTCGGAAGCCACGCCCGAACCCACGGGCGGGCCACTCGTCTCGGCGGGCACGCGGCTGTCGCGTTACGTGGTGCAGGAGCGAATCGGCCAGGGCGCCATGGGCGAGGTGTACGCGGCCCATGACCCTGAGCTGGACCGCCGGGTGGCGCTCAAGCTGCTGCGCCCCGAAGGCCGTCACCTGGAAGAGCTCCGCCTGCGGCTCCTGCGCGAGGCCCAGGCCCTGGCCCGGCTGGCCCACCCGCATGTCGTCACGGTGCACGATGTGGGAGTGTGCGACGGCTGCGTCTTCCTGGCCCTGGAGCTGGTGGAGGGCATGTCCCTGGCGGAGTGGCTGGAGACGCCGCGCCCCTGGCAGGACATCCTCCGCGTGTTCATCGATGCGGGACAGGGCCTGGCGGCCGCGCACGCCGCGGGACTGGTGCACCGCGACTTCAAGCCCAGCAACGTCCTCGTCGGGCGTGACGGCCGGGTGCGGGTGACGGACTTCGGGCTCGCGCGGCCCTCGAACCACCTGCAACGGCTTCGGAGCGCGCCACCGCCTTCCACCGCGGAGCCCTCGCTCGACACGCCACTGACGCGCTCGGGCGCGCTGCTGGGCACGCCCGCGTACATGGCGCCCGAGCAGCTCCAGGGCCACGGGGTGGACGCGCGCTCGGACCAGTTCAGCTTCTGTGTCGCGTTGTACGAAGCGCTGCACGGCGTGCGCCCCTTCGAGGGCAAGAGCCTGGAGGACCTGGGCCGCGCCGCGCGCGAGGGCCGCATCCGTCCACCGGAGCGCGAATCGAAGGTGCCCGCGCGAATCCGCAACGCGGTGCTGCGGGGACTGCGCGCCCGGCCGGAGGAGCGCTTCGCATCGGTGGAGGCCCTGCTGACCGAGCTGTCCCCTCGCACCCGGCGCGTCCGAGCCTGGGTCGGCGCCCTGGTGGCCTCGGCGTGTCTGCTGGGGCTCACCGTGGGCTACGTGGGGGCGCAGCAGCGACAGTCGAGCTGTGAGCAGGAAGCCCAGAAGCTCGCCACCCTCTGGGGCTCGGAGCGCCGGGAACGGATTCGCTCGGCCTTCCTCGCCACCGGCAAGCCCTTCGCCGCGGACGCCTGGGAGAGCGTGGCCACCACGATGGACAGCCACGCCACCACCTGGCGCGAGCTGCGCACCGAGGTCTGCCGCGCGTCGCGCGCCGATGCCAGCGCCGCGTGGCAGACGGCCACGTGCCTGGACACCCGGCTGTGGCACCTCTCCGCGGTCATCGACGTGTTGGAGAAGGCCGATGCCCGGACGGTGCAGAACGCACCGCAGATGGTGGCCGCGCTCGAGGGGCTCACCGGCTGCAGGGACGCGCCCGAGCTGGCGACGCGGCCCCAGCCTCCGGAGGTGCTGCGCGCTCGGGTGGACGCCGCGCGCCGCAAGCTGGCGGAGGCCCGGGCCCACATGGACGCGGGCAATCACCCGCAGGCCCTGGAGGTCTCCACGGCCCTGCTGAAGGACATCGAGGGCCTCGACTACCGCCCCCTGGAGGCGGAGGTCCGCACCCTGCACGGCTATGCCCACGGGCTCGCGGGCAAGCTGCCGGAAGCCGAGGAGCACCTCTACCAGGCGCTCTTCGCGGCCGAGGCGGGACGCGACGACGAGACGGTCGCCCGCGTGTGGAACCTCCTGCTGTGGGTGGTGGGCGACCAGATGGCGCGCGTGGACGAAGCCAACCGGCTGGTGCGGCACGCCCGCGCGGCGGTGGAGCGCCTGGGACGTGAGCGGTTCCCCAACGTCGCCACCGACCTGCACCTGCGCATGGGGGGCTTGCTGCTGATGCAAGGCAAGCTGGAGGAAGCGGACGCCGAGTACACCCAGGGCCTGGAGCTGGCACGCCGGACGACGGGCCCCTCGCGCCCGCGCGTCACGTACTTCCTCACCGGGCTGGGCCGCGTGCGCTCACGGCAGCTCCGCGCGGAGGAGGCCCTGGCGCTCTACCGCGAGGCCCAGGCCCATGCCTTCCAGGAGCGGCAATGGAGCCCCGAGCATCCCGTGCTCGCGCTCAACCTCAACAACATCGCCACCGAGCTGCTGGCCCTGGGCCGCACGCAGGAAGCGCTCGACACCTTCCAACGCTCGCTGTCGCTGCTGGAGGCCGCGCGCTCCAAGGACCACGCGAGCCTGGCCGCGCCGCTCAACAACCTGGCGGGCCTGCTGCGCAGAGAAGGCCGGCTGGAGGAAGCCCGCGACCACTACGCGCGGGCGCTGGCCATCTTCGAGCGCGTGAAGGGGCCGGACCACCCCAACACCGTCACCGCGCTCGGCGGCCTGGGCATGGTGGCCTATGACTCGGACCGGCTCGACGAGGCGCTCGCCCACAACCAGCAGGCCCTGGAGCGCATCCAGCGCAGCGTGGGTGAGCATTCGCCCAGGCTGGAGATGTCCCTGCGCAACCTGGGCCTCATCCACCTGCGCGCGGGCAACCCCGCGCTGGCGCGGAGGCAACTCACGCAGGCGCTGAGCCTGCTCCAGAAGGAGAACGGCGCCGACAGCGTGGTGACCTGCGGCGTGGTGCGGGACCTCGCCCGGGTGGACCTGGAGACGCGGGCCTACAAGGCCGCCCTCACCCGCTGCGAGCAGTCCCTGGCGCTGGACGAAGCCGCCCAGGGAAAGGACAGCCCGGACGTCGCCCTGGACCTCGCGTGCCTGGGCGAGGCGCACCTGGGCCTGGGCACCCCAGCGCGAGCGGTGCCGCTGCTCGAACGCGCGCGGCGCATCCATGCCCGCGTGTGGTTGGACCGCAAGGAGGCGGCGCGGGTGTCCTTCCTCCTCGCCAAGTCGTTGTGGGAGCGGCCGGGCCAGGAAGCACGCGAGCAGGTGACGTCCCTCCTCCATGAAGCCGAGACGTGGCTGGAGGCCCAGGGGCTGCGCGCACGGCGTGACTGTGACGAACTCCAGACCTGGCGGGCGCGGAACCTTCCCAGCGTGAGCGAGGTCCGGCGATGA